A region from the Takifugu rubripes chromosome 22, fTakRub1.2, whole genome shotgun sequence genome encodes:
- the LOC115248001 gene encoding uncharacterized protein isoform X2, translating into MEKVRNTKTPADSAMKEVRKIKQDNTKEKDFGREVEKAKTDKGTQSCLKPVATFKTDTDTYKKTDEGKIITLSSSKPWSTIKTGTKTQEKPKYTRKRTLPDAKSGESPSTQNQRKTENKQLNSNEKQKHEVEKEMCVKEDKKGNPPEAVKSKCLTEDQLLAEMNANTNEKQMVQSSVTGDSIPAAGVKAPQNQSSTSSKGYLKMEVETKTVRMTEHEKSYSFLEKLFGPRRVSAGDNRNILDDFDTPLTSLRSRRNS; encoded by the exons ATGGAAAAG GTCAGAAACACAAAGACCCCTGCTGATTCTGCAATGAAAGAagtaagaaaaataaagcaggaTAACACAAAGGAGAAAG ACTTCGGCAGGGAGGTCGAAAAAGCAAAGACCGACAAGGGGACTCAAAGTTGTTTGAAACCTGTGGCCACTTTCAAAACTGACACTGACACCTATAAAAAGACAGATGAGGGCAAAATTATTACCCTGAGTTCTTCCAAACCTTGGTCCACCATCAAAACTGGCACTAAGACCCAAGAAAAGccaaaatacaccagaaaaagGACCCTTCCTGATGCCAAATCTGGTGAATCTCCATCAACACAG aACCAAAGAAAGACAGAGAACAAACAGCTAAACAGTAATGAAAAGCAGAAGCATGAGGTTGAAAAAGAGATGTGTGTAAAAGAGGATAAAAAGGGAAACCCTCCAGAAGCAGTGAAGTCAAAGTGCCTCACTGAAGATCAGCTGTTGGCAGAGATGAATGCAAATACCAATGAGAAGCAGATGGTCCAGAGTTCTGTGACTGGTGACTCAATACCTGCAGCAGGGGTTAAGGCACCCCAAAATCAAAGCTCTACTTCTTCAAAAGGTTACCTAAAGATGGAGGTGGAAACAAAGACAGTTAGAATGACGGAACATGAGAAGTCATACTCCTTCCTAGAAAAATTATTTGGCCCAAGACGAGTATCAGCTGGCGATAATAGAAACATACTTGATGATTTTGACACACCTTTAACAAGTTTAAGATCACGCAGAAACAGCTAG
- the LOC115248001 gene encoding uncharacterized protein isoform X1 produces the protein MEKVQDLTHMLNVRNTKTPADSAMKEVRKIKQDNTKEKDFGREVEKAKTDKGTQSCLKPVATFKTDTDTYKKTDEGKIITLSSSKPWSTIKTGTKTQEKPKYTRKRTLPDAKSGESPSTQNQRKTENKQLNSNEKQKHEVEKEMCVKEDKKGNPPEAVKSKCLTEDQLLAEMNANTNEKQMVQSSVTGDSIPAAGVKAPQNQSSTSSKGYLKMEVETKTVRMTEHEKSYSFLEKLFGPRRVSAGDNRNILDDFDTPLTSLRSRRNS, from the exons ATGGAAAAGGTGCAGGATCTCACCCACATGCTCAAT GTCAGAAACACAAAGACCCCTGCTGATTCTGCAATGAAAGAagtaagaaaaataaagcaggaTAACACAAAGGAGAAAG ACTTCGGCAGGGAGGTCGAAAAAGCAAAGACCGACAAGGGGACTCAAAGTTGTTTGAAACCTGTGGCCACTTTCAAAACTGACACTGACACCTATAAAAAGACAGATGAGGGCAAAATTATTACCCTGAGTTCTTCCAAACCTTGGTCCACCATCAAAACTGGCACTAAGACCCAAGAAAAGccaaaatacaccagaaaaagGACCCTTCCTGATGCCAAATCTGGTGAATCTCCATCAACACAG aACCAAAGAAAGACAGAGAACAAACAGCTAAACAGTAATGAAAAGCAGAAGCATGAGGTTGAAAAAGAGATGTGTGTAAAAGAGGATAAAAAGGGAAACCCTCCAGAAGCAGTGAAGTCAAAGTGCCTCACTGAAGATCAGCTGTTGGCAGAGATGAATGCAAATACCAATGAGAAGCAGATGGTCCAGAGTTCTGTGACTGGTGACTCAATACCTGCAGCAGGGGTTAAGGCACCCCAAAATCAAAGCTCTACTTCTTCAAAAGGTTACCTAAAGATGGAGGTGGAAACAAAGACAGTTAGAATGACGGAACATGAGAAGTCATACTCCTTCCTAGAAAAATTATTTGGCCCAAGACGAGTATCAGCTGGCGATAATAGAAACATACTTGATGATTTTGACACACCTTTAACAAGTTTAAGATCACGCAGAAACAGCTAG